One window of the Triticum dicoccoides isolate Atlit2015 ecotype Zavitan chromosome 3B, WEW_v2.0, whole genome shotgun sequence genome contains the following:
- the LOC119279870 gene encoding uncharacterized protein LOC119279870: protein MAIVRGSSAADGFAVAPDRAPARLRGSASPPDAASSVAIEVEGGDGVDLAQVGLALGLDPDTVGLNGYFLSCGSGYVSLAVSWGELLAFFATGGQPTGADPDAPVAVDGGPVPSPPEPRVVLSSKRKPELETENCSKKSKLQHSSSTQSQADEELLPDDITLGLKRRLTLDEASPSKKIKHVDSGSCLVYCIGWLINGVEAQQPVTYSCSFASSHDKRPTDEEMVISMSRKGVW from the exons ATGG CGATAGTGCGAGGCAGCAGCGCCGCCGATGGCTTCGCCGTCGCTCCTGACCGTGCACCTGCGCGGCTGCGCGGGTCTGcttcgccgcccgacgccgcctcgTCGGTTGCGATCGAGGTGGAGGGAGGCGACGGGGTGGACCTCGCCCAGGTGGGCCTCGCGCTGGGGCTGGACCCGGACACTGTCGGCCTCAACGGCTACTTCCTAAGCTGCGGCTCCGGCTACGTTTCCTTGGCGGTCAGCTGGGGCGAGCTCCTCGCCTTCTTCGCCACGGGCGGGCAGCCCACGGGTGCCGACCCCGACGCGCCCGTCGCCGTTGACGGAGGGCCCGTACCTTCTCCGCCAG AGCCCAGAGTTGTTCTGTCCTCAAAGCGAAAGCCTGAGTTGGAGACCGAAAATTGTTCCAAGAAAAGCAAGCTCCAACACAGCAGCTCAACTCAGTCACAAGCAGACGAAGAACTACTTCCTGATGATATCACCCTTGGTTTGAAGAGAAGACTCACATTGGACGAGGCTAGTCCATCTAAGAAGATTAAACATGTAGACTCCG GTTCTTGTTTGGTTTATTGCATTGGTTGGTTAATCAATGGAGTAGAAGCACAGCAGCCAGTTACATACTCTTGCAGCTTCGCCAGCAGTCACGACAAGCGGCCAACGGATGAGGAGATGGTCATCTCAATGTCGCGCAAGGGAGTCTGGTGA